The Bacteroidales bacterium DNA segment GGAGCAACTTACGACTCTCCTGCAAACGGCTGGACTGCTTTTACATCCGGCAATATGGCAGTTAACACAGGTTACCTGTTTAATTATTATGCTACGACTTTGTCTTATACCGGATTATTGAACGACAATACCGTAACAGGATCTATTGCAGTAAATTATACAGATAACGGTGCAACTGCCGCAAACGGAAGCGACTATAACCTTTTTGACGGATGGCAACTTATTTCTAATCCTTATACTGCAGCAATTGATTGGGCTAATGCCGGCATTGTAAGAACTAATGTTGATGATGCAGTTTATTATTACGACGGTACAAATGCTCAATATGCAAGTTGGGTTAACGGTGTTGGAGCTAACGGAGGCACACAATTTATTCCTGCAATGCAAGGTTTCTTTGTAAAATCTGACTTAGCAAGCGGAACATTAAATATTCCCGCAGGGGCATTAGTACATAATGCTCAATCTTTCTGGAAATCATCAAAAGATGTTCCTGCCGACTACTTGAAGTTAGAAATTACGGGAAATGATATGGCAGATGAAACAATTATAAGATTTGATGTAAATGCAACGGAAGAACATGACAGTAAACTTGATGCTTATAAATTATTTTCTCATGAAACGGATATGCTTCAAATGTATTCGGTAACAAATAATTCAGCAGAACTTTCAATAAACACATTACCTGAAATAAATTCGGATGTTGTTGTTCCTCTGAAACTTTTATTTACTGCCGACACATATAATATTAATGTAAAAGAATTTAATTTTAATAATATAAGTGTAAGTTTAAGAGATAAATTAACAAGCGAAATATATGAACTTACAAATAATACAGTTCTTAATTTTGTAAAAGATGCATCCGACAATAACCGTTTTGAATTATTATTCAGTAAAAACTCATCAAATATTAATATGAATAATAAATTCGGGTTTAATATTTATCCGAATCCTAACAGCGGAATATTTTATTTAAGTTTTAATAAAGTAATAGATTCATACAAAGTTGAAATTTCTGATATAACAGGTAAAACAGTTTATCGAAATTTATTCAAAAATTCAATAAAATCTGAAATTGATTTGAACAATCAATCAAAAGGAATTTACTTTATTAAAGTAAAAATGTTCGATAATACAATAATTAATAAAAAGCTTATTATTGAATAAATTACATAATTTCATTTAAAAAAAATCCAAGAAAATTCTTGGATTTTTTTTTGATAATAACCACACCTTATGCAACCAAATAACATTTTTGTCGTATAAAACAACAAAAGTTAGAAATAAATTACTATTTTAGCAAAATTAAAAAATAAAAAACTTTTTTTAATGTTTTTTCGGGAAATTGCAACTATTTTCAAAATAAACTTATCTATGTATAAGAACTGTGATTTATAAAAACAATAACCGGCTTATCAAATCATAAAGATTTTTTATGTAAACAACATACAATCATATAATTTAAATTATTACTTATGAAACATCTTACTTTACTAACTTTATTTTTCGCCCTTATGTTTTCTTTAAGTTTCGGACAAAAAAAACTTACCGAAATAACAAAGAAAGAAGATAATAGTGTATTAGACATTAAATGGGGAACAGAATCGCATGTTATACAATGTTCTCAATTTAACATTACAAAACCCTTACGAGAAATGATGGTTCCGGATGCTTCTATGCTGGAAAGAAAAAGCTACCCTTTTACGGAATGGCCGGATAAAAGAGATATGCCGGTGCAAACATTCAGACCTGAGGTAAGAGCCGGTGATGCAAAATACGGTAATGACCCTTCAATAATTCAAACAGAACAAGGAAAAACTCTCGGAAAAGCTCCCATTCAAAATTGGGATGGGATGAATAGCGGTTCATTTCGCCCTCATGACCCAACCGGAGCAGCCGGACCGAACCATTATATGCAAGCCATAAACGGAGACACTTATCAAATTTGGGATAAAACAGGAACTGTACTGGGAACGGGAGCAATAAGTGCATTGTGGTCTCCCGCAGGAGGCGATGGTGACCCAATCATTCTGTATGACAAAGACGCTGATAGATTTTTTATGGCACAATTTGCCGGTGGCGGTAATGGTAATGACATTTTTATAGGAGTTTCAGTTACTCCTGACCCCACAGGTTCGTGGTACACATACAAATGGACATCGCCTGATTTTCCTGACTACCTGAAATTTGCAGCTTGGCATGACGGTTATTATATGACAGCAAATTTTGCTCAAAAGATTTATGCTTTTAACAGAACAAAAATGCTGGGAGGTGACGGCACGGCAGAAGCTGTTTATCAAACATTCAGTCCTCCGCAAAGTGGTTTCTTTGTCCCGGCAGCTGCGGATGCTTCAGACGGCACATTCCCTACAACCGGCCCTTGTCCGATATTTTGTTACCAAGATGACGGATGGACAGGTGTAACCTCTGATGCAGTAAACATATATGATGCTTCTATGAATTGGGGATCACTTACAATGGCTGTAAACTTAAATACATCTTTAAACACAAGTGCATTTGATGCTTCTTATGATCCGGGATGGGATGATGTTGCACAACCCGGAACTACTCAACTGTTAGACGGTATCGGCGGAGCAATGATGTTTCGGACACAATGGAAAACTTGGTCGGGCTATAATACCGTTGTTACTAATTGGGCTGTGCAAGTAACACCAACCCAAAGAGGTATTTTTTGGAGTGAATTACGCCAAGACCAAACAACAGGCAATTGGTCAATATATCAACAAGGTATTTATGCTCCCGGAACAGATAATGTTTGGATGGGAAGTATTGCAATGAATGATGCCGGACACATTGCATTAGCATATAACAAAACAAATGTTGCTTCAACTGTATATATGAGTCTGGCATATGCAGGACGACTGTCATGCGACCCTCTCGGAACTTTGCCGATTACAGAAGTTATTGCAATGCCCGGTGCAGGCTATCAAACAACATTAAACAGAGTTGGTGATTATGCCCAGACGAGCCTTGACCCTGATGGAACTACTTTTTGGCACACAGGAGAATACATCTATCAGACAGCTAGTTACACCTCTGCTGATACACGTGTTTACTCTTTCCAATTACCCGGAGCCTGTGCCCCTCCGACAGTATCAAATGTCTCTCCTACAAGCTTATTTGAAGACAGAGGAAAGCAAATCACAATAACCGGCTCTGACCTCGACGGTTGTACGTTTGATATAGGTGGTGTTACGGGAACAGTTGTTTCAAATGACGGAAGTACGGCTGTTATTGATTTCCCGCCGGGAAATTACACAAACAGCACTTTAACTGTGTTAAATGCTCAAGGAAGTGATACTTGGGCTATGACAGTCAGTACGCGTAATACAATACCTGTTGTTGCAGGAGCCGGAGTTACAAGCGATGACCATCCGACAATTCAAAGTGCCGTTGACGGACTTTTTGCATGGTACGGAACAACTGCTTTTAATGCAGGAGATTTACCCGGAGCAAAAATAATTGAAGTTGCCGTCGGAACTTATACAGAAGGTATTACTTTAAACAGCGGTCTTACACCCGATGCGACAAATACTTTAACAATACAACCTTTGGCAGGCAATATTGTCATTGTTGATGCCACAGGAAATAACTACGGCTTTGATTTAAGTACTGTAAATTATGTTATACTGACAGGATTTACTGTTCACAGTGCTGATTTGGATAATATTTATGCACAAGGAAATACCGTAACAATACAATACAATAAAACTTACGGCTCAACCGGAGGAAGCGGTATAAAAGTTGAAACGGGAACTCCGTTTACAGTTGCTAACAACCTGTCTTACACAAACTACAACTACGGAATTCACGTAAACAGTTCAAACAATTTCATAAAAAATAATACTGTAGATGATAACGGACACAATTTAACAGGAACACAAACATTATTAAAATCTTATACAACACCTTCTGTTTCAATACCTGATAACGGATGCCCGGGAACAGTTGCTGATGCAACAATTAATGTTCCTGAAAACGTAACAATTACAAATGTGCGAGTTTTAAATATGAACATAACTCATACTTGGGACGGTGATTTGGAAATTTCTTTAATTCACCCTGATGCAACGTCTGTAAGTTTATGTCTAAGCAGAGGAGGTAACGGTGATAACTTTACTAATACAAACTTTGATGATGCCGCCGGTACTGCAATTTCGGCAGGAACAGCCCCGTTTACCGGAACTTTTACACCGGAAACAGCTTTATCCGCATTAGATACAAAAACATCTACAGGAAACTGGAATTTACGCGTTTGTGACGGTGCTAGTGCTGATATTGGATCAATTGAAAGCTGGCAACTAGAAATTTCATATAGTGCTAATGAGCAAATAGGTTCAGGAATTTACGTGGGCTCGGTAACAGGCAATATAGTTGAGAATAACATTTCAGTAGCAAAAGCCGGAAGTAACAGCTATTATGCTCTTCAAAGCCCGGCAAATTCACTTACATCAAACTACAATACCTATTACACAACAAACACAAACTTATTTGACTATAACGGCACAATTGATAACACAGGACCCTTGGGAGCAAATGATTTAACAGGAGATCCCGTATTTATCGGAGGAGGCGACTATCATATTTTCTCAACTGCCGATTCTTATGCCGGCGGCGAATGGCCTCCGACAACTGCAACCGCAGGAACTTGGACAACAGATGCAAGTGATTCTCCCGCAATTGATGCAGGTAATACAGCAGATGCTTTTGCAAATGAA contains these protein-coding regions:
- a CDS encoding proprotein convertase P-domain-containing protein, whose protein sequence is MKHLTLLTLFFALMFSLSFGQKKLTEITKKEDNSVLDIKWGTESHVIQCSQFNITKPLREMMVPDASMLERKSYPFTEWPDKRDMPVQTFRPEVRAGDAKYGNDPSIIQTEQGKTLGKAPIQNWDGMNSGSFRPHDPTGAAGPNHYMQAINGDTYQIWDKTGTVLGTGAISALWSPAGGDGDPIILYDKDADRFFMAQFAGGGNGNDIFIGVSVTPDPTGSWYTYKWTSPDFPDYLKFAAWHDGYYMTANFAQKIYAFNRTKMLGGDGTAEAVYQTFSPPQSGFFVPAAADASDGTFPTTGPCPIFCYQDDGWTGVTSDAVNIYDASMNWGSLTMAVNLNTSLNTSAFDASYDPGWDDVAQPGTTQLLDGIGGAMMFRTQWKTWSGYNTVVTNWAVQVTPTQRGIFWSELRQDQTTGNWSIYQQGIYAPGTDNVWMGSIAMNDAGHIALAYNKTNVASTVYMSLAYAGRLSCDPLGTLPITEVIAMPGAGYQTTLNRVGDYAQTSLDPDGTTFWHTGEYIYQTASYTSADTRVYSFQLPGACAPPTVSNVSPTSLFEDRGKQITITGSDLDGCTFDIGGVTGTVVSNDGSTAVIDFPPGNYTNSTLTVLNAQGSDTWAMTVSTRNTIPVVAGAGVTSDDHPTIQSAVDGLFAWYGTTAFNAGDLPGAKIIEVAVGTYTEGITLNSGLTPDATNTLTIQPLAGNIVIVDATGNNYGFDLSTVNYVILTGFTVHSADLDNIYAQGNTVTIQYNKTYGSTGGSGIKVETGTPFTVANNLSYTNYNYGIHVNSSNNFIKNNTVDDNGHNLTGTQTLLKSYTTPSVSIPDNGCPGTVADATINVPENVTITNVRVLNMNITHTWDGDLEISLIHPDATSVSLCLSRGGNGDNFTNTNFDDAAGTAISAGTAPFTGTFTPETALSALDTKTSTGNWNLRVCDGASADIGSIESWQLEISYSANEQIGSGIYVGSVTGNIVENNISVAKAGSNSYYALQSPANSLTSNYNTYYTTNTNLFDYNGTIDNTGPLGANDLTGDPVFIGGGDYHIFSTADSYAGGEWPPTTATAGTWTTDASDSPAIDAGNTADAFANEPAPNGSLINQGAYGNTPQASKSNTVVCTYPTAQATSFSVDATNNNDVTVSWTRGTGGDAVIVLVHETVAVDSDPVDGVTYTANTIFASGTQIGVGNYVVLDANATSVTVTGLTASTTYHFAIYEYSTTGNCYLVPALTGNATTTSPPTYNWTGTTNSDWFTTTNWSSGIIPSSTDDVTIPNVTNQPFIDNGIGTVAVCNNMTIDASASVTIDVTGYMTVSGAITNNAGTAGLVINS